The Streptomyces puniciscabiei genomic interval GTACGAGCGAGTACGGCAGTACACCGGTACGAGGCAGGCGGAGCTGGGGGGTGCCAGGCCCATGGCACGGCGTATCGACGTGACGGGAGCGGGCGGGGTGCGCCTGGCCGCCTGGGAGTTCGCCGACCCGCCCAAGACGGGACCCGACCCGGCGGACGATCAGGTGGACGGCCGGGGGGACGCGTCGCCCGGCGCTCCGGGCGTCCTGTTACTTCACGGCCTGATGGGCCGTGCCTCCCACTGGGCCTCGACCGCCCGCTGGCTCGCCGCGCGCCACCGTGCCGTGGCCCTCGACCAGCGCGGTCACGGCCAGAGCGAGAAGCCCCCGAAGGCCGCCTACACCCGTGAGGCCTATGTCGAGGACGCGGAGGCCGCACTGGAACAGCTCGGCCTCGCCCCCGCGCTCCTCATCGGCCACGCCATGGGCGCGCTGACCGCGTGGCAGCTCGCCGCGAAGCGTCCCGACCTGGTCCGGGGCCTGATCATCTGCGACATGCGGGCCTCCGCCCTGGGGGCCGCCTCGCAGCGGGAG includes:
- a CDS encoding alpha/beta fold hydrolase translates to MARRIDVTGAGGVRLAAWEFADPPKTGPDPADDQVDGRGDASPGAPGVLLLHGLMGRASHWASTARWLAARHRAVALDQRGHGQSEKPPKAAYTREAYVEDAEAALEQLGLAPALLIGHAMGALTAWQLAAKRPDLVRGLIICDMRASALGAASQREWADWFRAWPVPFATLADVRKWFGEDDPWVERPNPARGEFYAEVMHEGPDGWRPVFEPEQMLRSRETWVYDAHWEELAQVRCPTLVVRGVDGELGRAEAQEMVRVLPAGEYAEVPDAGHLAHYELPLAWRGAVGPFLDRVLGV